The Hahella sp. HNIBRBA332 genome window below encodes:
- a CDS encoding CSLREA domain-containing protein, protein MNNKLAKSYSRLTSSLTLGALIVAAPAGAASFQVTKFTDGFDGVCDSDCSLREAIQQANENAGADKIILDAGVYKLSIPADGAMDEEDENLNGDLDILDDLVIEGQGIDISIIDADGLDRAIEVLKEVKVELRGFTIRNGNVRDYGGGIENYGELMLRQMRITGNVTKGDLNPGNGGGISNEGMLDIYQSILDDNRAQGDEAHGGAIYNTGSLFVRETTFENNSSENESLTGAGGAVYNRGVADISRTTFANNVADSTGSAFLNDDAADLWLSNSTLSGNIALGENGAALVNGVTNPTLQGVATMKVVHVTLADNTGHGFYNYGDVNVRNSLMVGNHLLDNSGFADCADYGVSYRNKGLMTGIGAGNCKADMEVASEDVFTQVLYPLMDNTGLTKTHRLRETSPAIDAGMGLCARTDQRRVVRPKDGNGDGVENCDLGSFEFVMP, encoded by the coding sequence ATGAATAACAAATTAGCGAAAAGCTACTCCCGGCTAACCTCTTCACTCACCCTCGGCGCTCTCATCGTTGCCGCCCCAGCAGGCGCAGCCAGCTTCCAAGTCACCAAATTCACCGACGGCTTTGATGGCGTATGCGACAGCGACTGTTCGTTGCGCGAAGCTATCCAACAGGCTAACGAGAATGCTGGCGCGGATAAAATTATCCTGGACGCAGGCGTCTACAAGTTATCCATCCCCGCCGACGGCGCCATGGATGAAGAAGACGAAAACCTGAACGGCGATCTGGACATCCTGGATGACCTGGTTATCGAGGGTCAGGGCATCGACATCAGCATCATCGACGCGGACGGCCTGGACCGCGCCATCGAAGTCCTGAAAGAAGTCAAAGTGGAACTGCGCGGCTTCACCATCCGTAACGGCAACGTGCGTGATTACGGCGGCGGCATCGAAAACTATGGCGAACTGATGCTGCGTCAAATGCGCATCACCGGCAACGTCACCAAAGGCGACCTGAACCCCGGCAACGGCGGCGGCATCTCCAACGAAGGCATGCTGGACATCTATCAGTCCATCCTTGACGACAACCGTGCGCAAGGCGACGAAGCCCACGGCGGGGCTATCTACAATACCGGCTCCCTGTTCGTGCGTGAAACCACTTTCGAAAACAACTCATCCGAGAACGAAAGCCTGACCGGCGCAGGCGGTGCGGTCTACAACCGCGGCGTAGCGGATATCTCCCGTACGACTTTCGCCAATAACGTCGCTGACTCCACCGGTTCCGCATTTCTGAACGATGACGCAGCCGACTTGTGGCTAAGCAATAGCACACTGAGCGGCAACATCGCTCTGGGTGAGAATGGCGCAGCGCTGGTGAACGGCGTCACCAATCCGACTCTGCAAGGCGTCGCCACCATGAAAGTCGTTCATGTCACCCTGGCGGACAACACCGGCCATGGCTTCTATAACTATGGCGACGTCAACGTGCGCAACAGCCTGATGGTCGGCAACCACCTGCTCGACAACAGCGGCTTCGCCGACTGTGCGGACTACGGCGTATCCTACCGCAACAAAGGCCTGATGACTGGCATCGGCGCAGGTAACTGTAAGGCGGATATGGAAGTGGCCAGCGAAGACGTGTTCACCCAAGTGCTCTATCCTTTGATGGACAATACCGGTCTGACCAAAACCCATCGTCTGCGTGAAACCAGCCCGGCGATTGACGCTGGCATGGGTCTCTGCGCCAGAACCGATCAACGTCGCGTAGTGCGTCCCAAAGACGGCAATGGCGATGGCGTTGAGAATTGCGATTTGGGCTCTTTTGAATTCGTCATGCCCTAA
- a CDS encoding ABC transporter substrate-binding protein, which yields MAKALLLLIALAALLGGKVAAAADLIELKAAADPWPPFIDPEHPQGGVSVEIANAAFATQGYKVKQLIVPWARAVEGTRRGTFDLILDAWWSQERSALFAYSAPYLINEVKFIKLKGDLFEYKGLQSLRGRVIGVVRGYAYNDAFMEADYFTRLEVTQFMQSVLMLSQRRVNLTLEDELVARYRIQREEPALLPMLEFVEPPLSANKLYVISGLENPRHQQYIDAFNRGLAIIKENGEFERILKENGLVDGERVHEGP from the coding sequence ATGGCGAAGGCGTTGCTGCTGTTGATCGCTCTCGCCGCTCTATTGGGCGGTAAAGTGGCGGCCGCCGCGGACCTGATTGAGCTCAAGGCTGCTGCAGACCCCTGGCCACCTTTTATTGATCCCGAACACCCCCAGGGCGGCGTCTCTGTTGAAATCGCCAATGCTGCTTTCGCCACCCAGGGGTACAAGGTAAAGCAGCTTATCGTCCCTTGGGCGCGGGCGGTGGAAGGAACCCGGCGCGGAACCTTCGATCTGATTCTGGACGCGTGGTGGAGTCAGGAGCGCTCAGCGTTGTTCGCCTACAGCGCCCCTTATCTTATAAACGAAGTCAAATTCATCAAACTCAAGGGCGACCTGTTCGAGTATAAAGGGTTGCAGAGTCTGCGCGGCCGAGTGATTGGCGTAGTGCGAGGGTACGCCTACAACGACGCTTTCATGGAGGCCGATTACTTTACCCGTCTGGAAGTCACTCAGTTCATGCAAAGCGTCTTGATGCTGTCGCAGCGACGGGTCAATCTGACTCTGGAAGATGAACTGGTGGCCCGTTATCGCATCCAGCGGGAAGAGCCTGCGCTGTTGCCGATGTTGGAATTCGTGGAGCCGCCCCTGAGCGCCAACAAACTGTACGTTATCAGCGGCCTGGAAAATCCACGTCACCAGCAATATATCGACGCTTTCAATCGGGGGCTGGCCATTATCAAGGAGAATGGCGAGTTCGAGCGGATCCTGAAGGAAAACGGCCTAGTGGATGGCGAGCGCGTTCACGAAGGTCCCTGA